A genomic stretch from Apis cerana isolate GH-2021 linkage group LG9, AcerK_1.0, whole genome shotgun sequence includes:
- the LOC107997437 gene encoding uncharacterized protein LOC107997437 — protein sequence MLESCSSHLAGLNTVMGNTRIKVGIALTIALALGHRSRAGVISLDGEDFHQQQDPEQHDSLATSYLQFHGPVEGPVYEVKVPYSVNHGDNSNDLHGHEQQGEQHGYSFDYVAHPKYEFSYGVEDHRTGDFHGQKERRDGSNVSGQYSVKEPNGSVRVVSYRADKDGFHAVVHTSGKNEHTAGISGPSQGQPRVHDHQDGAQQEQHVQDYLSPYSAEDGY from the exons ATGCTGGAAAGTTGCAGTTCTCACTTGGCCGGCTTAAATACCGTGATGGGAAACACGAGGATCAAG GTCGGTATCGCCTTGACCATCGCGCTGGCTCTCGGCCATCGATCACGGGCCGGCGTGATATCCCTGGACGGAGAGGATTTCCACCAACAACAGGATCCTGAGCAACATGATTCACTGGCAACCTCGTACCTCCAGTTTCACGGCCCTGTCGAGGGGCCCGTGTACGAGGTGAAAGTGCCGTACTCGGTGAATCACGGGGACAACTCGAACGATTTGCACGGCCACGAACAACAGGGGGAGCAACACGGCTATTCGTTCGACTACGTGGCGCATCCCAAGTACGAGTTCTCGTACGGCGTGGAGGATCATCGGACGGGCGATTTTCATGGGCAGAAGGAGAGGCGAGACG GGAGCAACGTGTCCGGCCAATACAGCGTGAAGGAACCGAACGGTAGCGTTCGGGTGGTCAGTTATCGGGCGGACAAGGATGGATTTCACGCCGTGGTGCACACTTCCGGGAAAAACGAGCACACGGCCGGCATCTCCGGCCCCAGTCAAGGCCAGCCGAGAGTTCACGATCACCAAGATGGGGCGCAACAGGAACAACACGTCCAAGATTACCTCTCCCCTTACTCGGCCGAGGACGGATATTGA